A window from Zingiber officinale cultivar Zhangliang chromosome 7A, Zo_v1.1, whole genome shotgun sequence encodes these proteins:
- the LOC122001641 gene encoding vacuolar protein sorting-associated protein 24 homolog 1-like encodes METMKNLLRPKPNPQEQLREWQRRLRQECRNIERQIRDVQREEKNVQKAIKEAAKRNDMTSAKSLAKEIVRSRKAVNRLYENKAQLNSVSMHLGELVATARTVGHLSKSAEVMKLVNNLMKAPEVAATMQEFSKEMTKAGVMEEMVNDAVDTALDSEDIEEEIEEEVDKVLAAIAGETVSELPNAISKEKIKQPSASVKAEQQEAIAEGTDDEDLDEIRQRLARVRS; translated from the exons ATGGAGACGATGAAGAATCTGCTGCGGCCCAAGCCCAATCCCCAGGAGCAGCTCCGAGAATGGCAGCGCCGCCTCCGGCAGGAGTGCCGGAACATCGAGCGCCAGATCCGAG ATGTCCAGAGGGAGGAGAAGAACGTGCAGAAAGCCATCAAAGAAGCCGCAAAAAGGAACGACATGACTTCGGCGAAG TCTCTTGCTAAGGAAATAGTAAGGTCAAGAAAAGCTGTCAATCGTCTCTATGAGAACAAGGCACAACTGAATTCTGTCTCTATGCATCTTGGTGAATTAGTTG CAACCGCTAGAACTGTGGGCCATCTATCCAAAAGTGCCGAGGTTATGAAGCTTGTCAATAATCTCATgaaagctcctgaagttgctgctaCAATGCAAGAGTTTAGTAAAGAAATGACAAAG GCTGGAGTAATGGAAGAAATGGTAAACGATGCTGTTGATACAGCTTTAGATTCTGAAGACATTGAGGAAGAAATAGAGGAGGAAGTGGACAAAGTGCTCGCTGCAATAGCCGGTGAAACTGTGTCTGAGTTACCAAATGCTATTAGCAAGGAGAAGATAAAGCAGCCATCAGCCAGCGTCAAAGCTGAACAG CAAGAAGCCATCGCCGAAGGCACAGATGACGAAGACTTGGACGAGATAAGGCAACGGCTCGCCAGGGTGAGATCATAA